From a single Oncorhynchus tshawytscha isolate Ot180627B linkage group LG29, Otsh_v2.0, whole genome shotgun sequence genomic region:
- the si:dkey-37o8.1 gene encoding elongation factor 1-alpha-like, translating to MVKERTHINVVIIGHVDSGKSTTTGHLVYKCGGVDPRTIEKFEKAAAQMGKSSFKYAWVLDKLKVERERGITIDISLLKFNTHKYTITIIDAPGHRDFIKNMITGTSQADVALLVVSAAKGEFEAGISRNGQTREHALLAYTLGVKQIIVAVNKMDVTEPPYNQKRFGEVVQSVSTFLKRIGYDPTAVPFVPISGWTGENMLAPSQKMSWFKGSKVKRGQGHANGGTLLEVLDSIHPPVRVANKPLRLPLQDVYKIGGVGTVPVGKIETGVLKPGMTLMFSPAKLTAEVKSIEMHHEGLQMAGPGHNVGFNIKNVSVKNLRRGDVAGNAQHDPPSDVNSFVAQLIILNHPGKIKTGYSPVLDCHTTHVTCRFAELREKIDRRTGRKLEDFPQTLQSGDAATVKMSPNRPLCVESFFTYPPLGRFAARDLKQTVAVGVIKSVDKDHGSKKHAQKGQVSK from the exons ATGGTGAAGGAGAGAACCCACATAAACGTGGTCATCATAGGCCATGTTGACAGCGGAAAGTCAACCACCACTGGTCACCTGGTCTACAAATGCGGTGGTGTCGACCCAAGAACAATCGAGAAGTTTGAGAAGGCTGCAGCCCAG ATGGGCAAGAGCTCTTTCAAATATGCCTGGGTGTTAGACAAACTGAAAGTTGAGAGGGAGCGGGGAATTACCATTGACATTTCATTGTTGAAATTCAACACCCACAAATACACTATCACGATAATTGATGCTCCAGGCCATCGTGACTTCATCAAGAACATGATCACAGGGACATCACAG GCTGATGTTGCCCTCCTGGTCGTGTCTGCGGCCAAAGGGGAGTTTGAGGCTGGTATCTCCAGGAATGGCCAGACCAGGGAGCATGCCTTGCTCGCCTACACGCTTGGTGTCAAGCAAATAATTGTCGCTGTAAACAAAATGGATGTGACTGAGCCACCATACAACCAGAAGCGCTTTGGTGAAGTGGTCCAAAGCGTGAGCACTTTCCTCAAAAGAATCGGTTATGATCCCACTGCTGTGCCTTTTGTTCCGATCTCTGGCTGGACCGGTGAGAACATGCTTGCCCCATCTCAGAAA ATGTCCTGGTTCAAAGGCTCTAAAGTCAAGAGGGGGCAAGGGCATGCAAATGGGGGAACTCTACTTGAAGTCCTGGACTCCATCCATCCACCAGTGCGTGTTGCCAACAAGCCTCTGAGGCTGCCCCTGCAGGATGTATACAAGATTGGAG GTGTGGGCACGGTTCCAGTGGGGAAGATCGAGACTGGGGTCCTGAAGCCCGGCATGACCCTGATGTTCTCTCCCGCCAAGCTGACTGCTGAGGTCAAGTCCATTGAGATGCACCACGAGGGTCTGCAGATGGCTGGGCCTGGCCACAATGTGGGCTTCAACATCAAGAACGTGTCTGTAAAGAACCTCCGTCGTGGTGATGTGGCGGGGAACGCCCAGCATGACCCTCCCTCTGATGTCAACAGCTTTGTGGCACAG CTCATAATCCTGAACCATCCTGGCAAAATCAAGACTGGCTACTCTCCCGTACTGGACTGCCACACCACTCATGTGACCTGCCGCTTTGCAGAGCTGAGGGAGAAGATTGACCGTCGCACAGGGAGGAAGCTGGAGGACTTCCCCCAGACCCTGCAGTCTGGTGATGCTGCCACTGTCAAGATGAGCCCCAACAGACCCCTCTGTGTGGAGAGTTTCTTCACCTACCCTCCTTTAG GTCGGTTTGCAGCGAGGGACTTGAAGCAGACTGTTGCTGTGGGAGTCATTAAGTCGGTGGATAAGGACCATGGATCAAAGAAGCATGCACAGAAAGGCCAAGTctcaaaataa